The following coding sequences lie in one Mycobacterium sp. Z3061 genomic window:
- a CDS encoding LppX_LprAFG lipoprotein — translation MKLPPRVYRQLFAAVAVALAVVLTIGGCGSKAANGNKSPGSTANATSGEAATLLKQAADVMRKTTGMHLAVAVDGEVPNIRVTKLDGDVSNTPQTVATGVATVLVGSKSEEAQFVFVDGHLYSDLGQPGTYTDFGNGASIYNVSVLLDPDKGLANLLANLKNGTVAGSQQVNGVATTKITGNSSANDVATLAGTRVTEESVSTVPTTVWTASDGSSHLVQIQISPTASTSVTLTMSDWGKQVTATKPV, via the coding sequence ATGAAGCTTCCGCCTCGTGTCTACCGGCAACTGTTCGCCGCGGTGGCGGTCGCGTTGGCCGTCGTGCTCACCATCGGCGGGTGCGGAAGCAAGGCGGCCAACGGCAACAAGAGCCCGGGAAGCACCGCCAATGCCACCAGTGGCGAGGCGGCGACCCTGCTCAAGCAGGCCGCCGACGTGATGCGCAAAACCACCGGTATGCATCTCGCCGTCGCCGTCGACGGTGAGGTGCCTAACATCCGCGTGACCAAGCTCGACGGCGACGTCTCCAACACGCCGCAGACGGTCGCCACGGGCGTCGCCACGGTGCTGGTAGGCAGCAAGAGCGAAGAGGCCCAGTTCGTCTTCGTCGACGGTCATCTCTACTCGGATCTGGGCCAGCCGGGGACCTACACCGACTTCGGCAACGGCGCTTCGATCTACAACGTCTCGGTGCTGTTGGATCCCGACAAGGGCCTGGCCAATCTGCTGGCCAATCTCAAGAACGGCACGGTGGCCGGCAGTCAACAGGTGAACGGCGTCGCGACCACCAAAATCACCGGCAATTCGTCGGCGAACGATGTCGCGACGCTGGCCGGCACGCGGGTCACCGAAGAGAGCGTCTCGACGGTGCCGACCACCGTCTGGACGGCGTCGGACGGCTCCTCGCACCTGGTCCAGATCCAGATCTCGCCCACCGCAAGCACTTCGGTGACGCTGACCATGTCCGACTGGGGCAAACAGGTCACCGCGACCAAACCCGTCTAG
- a CDS encoding DUF4189 domain-containing protein: protein MTTPTRRRRIVIAAASVAIATTFAAAPAPTAAAADSYGAIAYSANGSWGRSHAYPTKAAAEATAVKSCAYPDCKVLTTFTECGAVAAKDHEYQGGTGPNLSAAMKDALSKLPGGYIDTWACN from the coding sequence ATGACGACGCCCACCCGTCGACGGCGGATAGTCATCGCCGCCGCCAGCGTGGCCATCGCCACCACCTTTGCCGCTGCGCCGGCCCCCACCGCCGCAGCGGCTGACTCCTATGGCGCGATCGCGTACTCCGCCAACGGGTCGTGGGGACGATCGCATGCCTATCCCACCAAAGCGGCTGCCGAGGCGACCGCGGTGAAGTCCTGCGCCTACCCGGACTGCAAGGTGTTGACCACCTTCACCGAGTGCGGGGCGGTCGCGGCCAAGGATCACGAATATCAAGGCGGCACCGGACCCAACCTGTCCGCTGCGATGAAAGACGCGTTGAGCAAGCTGCCCGGCGGTTACATCGACACCTGGGCCTGCAACTGA
- a CDS encoding C39 family peptidase has product MKSLKVSSIAKTALLAAAAGVVALGLASPAEAGTGTMYGDPTAVAKYWVHQNYDDCAIMSSADVVGQITGKLPSERSIIKVAQSTPSASHPGSIYVKPADKNDPNSGMGTDPDDLPTLLAHYGIHATNTDADTAGKTGVATGMEALEQYLGSGHAVIVGLNAEMIWNQPIENKGKDGQPRADHAVVVTGVDTGKGVVHLNDSGNKNGKDEQVPMAVFVKAWATSHNFMSVTQETRK; this is encoded by the coding sequence ATGAAGAGCCTGAAGGTCTCCTCGATCGCCAAGACCGCCCTGTTGGCCGCCGCCGCCGGCGTGGTGGCGCTGGGCCTGGCCAGCCCGGCCGAGGCAGGCACCGGCACCATGTACGGCGACCCCACCGCCGTCGCCAAGTACTGGGTTCACCAGAACTACGACGACTGCGCGATCATGTCCAGCGCCGACGTGGTCGGCCAGATCACCGGCAAGCTGCCCTCGGAGCGGTCCATCATCAAGGTCGCCCAGTCCACCCCGAGCGCGTCCCACCCGGGTTCGATCTACGTCAAGCCCGCCGACAAGAACGACCCCAACTCCGGCATGGGCACCGACCCGGACGACCTGCCGACCCTGTTGGCGCACTACGGAATCCACGCGACCAACACCGACGCGGACACGGCCGGCAAGACCGGTGTCGCCACCGGCATGGAGGCCCTCGAGCAGTACCTCGGCAGCGGTCACGCCGTCATCGTCGGGCTCAACGCCGAGATGATCTGGAACCAGCCGATCGAGAACAAGGGCAAGGACGGCCAGCCCCGCGCCGACCACGCCGTGGTGGTCACCGGAGTCGACACCGGCAAGGGCGTCGTGCACCTCAACGACAGCGGCAACAAGAACGGCAAAGACGAGCAGGTTCCGATGGCCGTCTTCGTCAAGGCCTGGGCCACCAGCCACAACTTCATGAGCGTCACCCAGGAGACGCGTAAGTGA
- the embR gene encoding ATPase/transcriptional regulator EmbR (Phosphorylation of EmbR by cognate serine/threonine kinase PknH leads to increased DNA-binding activity, increased expression of embCAB genes, and reduced senstivity to ethambutol.) yields the protein MAGSAMMDTHLEFGVLGPLEMTIDRALVPLGTPKQRAVLAMLVINRNRPVGVDALITALWDEWPPSGARASIHSYVSNLRKLVGAAGVDPRLVLAAAPPGYRLTIPENTCDLGRFIAEKTAGVHAAASGSFEQASRHLSAALKEWRGPVLDDLRDFPFVDSFATALVEDKIIAHTAKAEAEIACGRASAVITELEALTVEHPYREPLWAQLITAYYLTDRQSDALNAYRRVKATLADDLGIDPGPTLRALNEKILRQETLDVKQNAKVTAVGTVTVLDKRTMAATQKVAAYLRDVSTGRDYPLRSAATRIGRLSDNDIVLDSANVSRHHAVIVDTGTNYIINDLRSSNGVHVRHQRIRTAATIHDGDHIRICDHEFTFQIAAHTQA from the coding sequence ATGGCTGGGAGCGCGATGATGGACACACATCTCGAGTTCGGTGTGCTCGGCCCGCTGGAGATGACGATCGACCGGGCCCTGGTGCCCTTGGGCACCCCCAAGCAGCGGGCCGTGCTGGCGATGCTGGTCATCAACCGCAACCGGCCCGTCGGCGTCGACGCGCTGATCACCGCCCTGTGGGACGAGTGGCCGCCGTCCGGAGCGCGCGCCAGCATCCACTCCTACGTGTCCAACCTGCGCAAGCTGGTCGGCGCCGCCGGGGTCGATCCTCGCCTGGTGCTCGCTGCGGCGCCACCCGGATACCGGCTCACCATCCCCGAAAACACCTGCGACCTCGGCCGGTTCATCGCCGAGAAGACGGCGGGCGTCCATGCCGCGGCATCGGGCAGCTTCGAACAGGCCAGCCGGCATCTGTCGGCGGCGCTCAAGGAATGGCGCGGGCCGGTGCTCGACGATCTGCGCGATTTCCCGTTCGTCGACTCTTTCGCCACTGCCCTGGTGGAGGACAAGATCATCGCGCACACGGCAAAGGCGGAGGCCGAGATCGCGTGCGGGCGCGCATCGGCGGTGATCACCGAACTCGAGGCGCTGACCGTGGAGCACCCCTACCGGGAGCCGCTGTGGGCGCAGCTGATCACGGCGTACTACCTCACCGACCGGCAGTCCGACGCCCTCAACGCCTACCGCCGGGTGAAAGCGACCCTTGCCGACGACCTCGGTATCGATCCCGGCCCGACGCTGCGGGCGCTCAACGAGAAGATCCTGCGCCAAGAGACGCTGGACGTGAAACAGAACGCCAAGGTGACCGCCGTGGGAACGGTCACCGTGCTGGACAAGCGGACCATGGCCGCCACCCAGAAAGTGGCCGCCTACCTGCGTGACGTCTCCACCGGGCGCGACTACCCGCTGCGCTCGGCGGCGACCCGGATCGGCCGGCTCAGCGACAACGACATCGTCCTGGACAGCGCGAACGTCAGCCGCCACCACGCCGTCATCGTCGACACCGGGACCAACTACATCATCAACGACCTGCGGTCATCCAACGGTGTGCATGTACGCCACCAGCGGATCCGCACCGCGGCCACCATCCACGATGGCGACCACATCCGGATCTGCGACCACGAGTTCACCTTCCAGATCGCCGCGCACACCCAGGCCTGA
- a CDS encoding serine/threonine-protein kinase: protein MSEPSDSRVGSMFGPYHLKRLLGRGGMGEVYEAEHTVKEWTVAVKLMTAEFSKDPVFRERMKREARIAGRLQEPHVVPIHDYGEIDGQMYLEMRMIEGTDLDSVLKRFGPLTPPRAVAIITQIASALDAAHAAGVMHRDVKPPNILVTRDDFAYLVDFGIASATTDEKLTQLGTAVGTWKYMAPERFSNDEVTYRADIYALACVLYECLTGSPPYRADSATTLVTAHLMDPVPQVSAARAGIPKGFDAVIARGMAKKPEDRYASAGDFARAAHDALSDPDQDHAEDILRRSRESTLPGTAVTPSVPGGTPPPPGTPPQYSPPPAYGDPIGSGPLQRQTPTNAPSWSPASGPIPASGPIPASGPIPAQGPPTQAPQYFGQSGGWGGGPSGPQQPGGPPTWNQGGPPSGGKRSPWPIIAGAAALVVVLILAGVGIWLATRKGDDTPTADTTTSATTSSGKPTTTKSSPATTTPGGDPQSKLMSMLPSGYATGTCTPTTPKPNSVWTGTIAMVDCGQNTNQGGPSRAIYGLFPNLDALKQAFNDDIAAVQLANCPGEGPSPDGWHYDRDPTVTAGMIACGTYKNHPNVIWSNEGKLMLSDVFGDPATIDDLHNWWAKYG from the coding sequence ATGAGCGAGCCATCAGACTCGCGGGTGGGCTCGATGTTCGGGCCCTACCACCTCAAGCGGTTGCTGGGCCGCGGCGGGATGGGCGAGGTCTACGAGGCCGAGCACACCGTCAAGGAGTGGACGGTCGCCGTCAAGCTGATGACTGCGGAGTTCAGCAAGGACCCGGTGTTCCGCGAGCGCATGAAACGCGAGGCCCGCATCGCCGGCCGGCTGCAGGAACCCCACGTGGTGCCCATCCACGACTACGGCGAGATCGACGGCCAGATGTACCTCGAGATGCGCATGATCGAGGGCACCGACCTGGACAGCGTGCTCAAACGCTTCGGCCCGCTGACCCCGCCGCGCGCGGTCGCCATCATCACCCAGATCGCCTCGGCCCTGGATGCCGCGCACGCCGCCGGGGTCATGCACCGCGACGTCAAACCCCCCAACATCCTGGTCACCCGCGACGACTTCGCCTACCTGGTCGACTTCGGCATCGCCAGCGCCACCACCGACGAAAAGCTCACCCAGCTGGGCACCGCCGTGGGCACCTGGAAATACATGGCGCCGGAACGCTTTTCCAACGACGAGGTCACCTACCGCGCCGACATCTATGCGCTGGCCTGCGTGCTCTACGAGTGCCTGACCGGCAGCCCGCCCTACCGCGCCGACAGCGCGACCACGCTGGTGACCGCGCACCTGATGGACCCGGTGCCGCAGGTCAGCGCCGCGCGGGCCGGCATCCCCAAAGGGTTCGACGCGGTCATCGCCCGCGGCATGGCCAAGAAGCCCGAGGACCGCTACGCCAGCGCCGGCGACTTCGCGCGGGCCGCGCACGACGCGCTGAGCGACCCGGACCAGGACCACGCCGAGGACATCCTGCGCCGCAGCCGGGAATCGACCCTGCCCGGCACCGCGGTCACGCCGTCGGTGCCCGGCGGCACCCCGCCGCCCCCAGGGACGCCCCCGCAATACTCACCACCGCCTGCCTACGGCGATCCGATCGGTTCGGGGCCGCTGCAGCGGCAGACGCCGACGAATGCGCCGTCCTGGTCTCCCGCGAGCGGACCTATCCCGGCGAGCGGGCCGATCCCGGCGAGCGGGCCGATCCCGGCCCAGGGCCCGCCCACCCAGGCGCCGCAGTACTTCGGGCAGAGCGGCGGCTGGGGCGGAGGCCCGTCCGGGCCGCAGCAGCCGGGAGGTCCACCGACCTGGAATCAAGGTGGCCCGCCTTCGGGCGGCAAACGCAGTCCGTGGCCCATCATCGCCGGAGCCGCCGCTCTGGTGGTGGTGCTCATCCTTGCCGGCGTCGGCATCTGGCTGGCCACGCGCAAGGGGGACGACACCCCGACGGCGGACACGACCACCTCGGCCACCACCAGTTCCGGCAAGCCGACGACCACCAAGAGTTCGCCGGCCACCACCACTCCGGGCGGTGACCCGCAGAGCAAGCTGATGTCCATGCTGCCGTCCGGCTACGCCACCGGAACGTGCACACCGACCACACCGAAGCCGAACAGCGTGTGGACCGGCACCATCGCGATGGTCGACTGCGGGCAGAACACCAACCAGGGTGGCCCCAGCCGGGCGATCTACGGGCTGTTCCCCAACCTCGATGCGCTCAAGCAGGCGTTCAACGACGACATCGCCGCGGTGCAGCTTGCGAACTGCCCCGGGGAGGGGCCGTCGCCGGACGGCTGGCATTACGACCGGGACCCGACGGTCACCGCCGGAATGATCGCCTGCGGCACCTACAAGAATCACCCCAACGTGATCTGGAGCAATGAGGGCAAGCTCATGCTCAGCGACGTCTTCGGCGATCCCGCCACGATCGACGACCTGCACAACTGGTGGGCCAAGTACGGCTGA
- a CDS encoding serine/threonine-protein kinase, producing the protein MSEEPGSRAGSTFGPYHLKRLLGRGGMGEVYEAEHSVKGWTVAVKLMSETVSSDPVFRERMKREARIAGRLKEPHVVPIHDYGEIDGQMFLEMRLIEGVDLDGLLTRYGPLPPPRAVAVITQIASALDAAHAAGVMHRDVKPPNILVTRDDFAYLVDFGIASATTDEKITQLGTAVGTWKYMAPERFSSDGITHLADVYALACVLFECLTGSAPYPSDNAGVLISAHMINPIPRPSAAGRDIPRSLDSVIARGMAKNPSNRYASAGDLARAAYKALSHPDQDHATEIVRRSQESAIPERFLNPPPVQRFSHPGPPMPPRPPAPLPGVAGRPGPPPGPAPAFTGPWQAADPPVQSRARNPWAIVAGVAAVVLVLMLSGIGIWALNKDDDQPQATRQRTTTTRPTTSTTTTTPPSSSAPPEAQARLMSLLPAGYPAGTCTTDAKTMPGALVSVSCGQNTDANGPKLSAYGLFPDVASLKKAFSSFTTTFTIQQCPGGKASPGNWWHTQDPKTVLGQMACGIYKGNDPQVMWSNEQTLVYALVGGKQQVPSLDQLYKWWAKHS; encoded by the coding sequence ATGAGCGAGGAGCCGGGCTCGAGGGCCGGGTCGACGTTCGGGCCCTATCACCTCAAGCGCCTGTTGGGCCGTGGCGGGATGGGCGAGGTCTACGAGGCCGAGCATTCGGTCAAGGGCTGGACCGTCGCGGTCAAGCTGATGTCCGAAACCGTGAGCAGCGACCCGGTGTTCCGCGAACGGATGAAGCGCGAGGCCCGCATCGCCGGCCGGCTGAAAGAGCCGCATGTGGTGCCCATCCACGACTATGGCGAGATCGACGGCCAGATGTTCCTCGAGATGCGCCTCATCGAGGGCGTCGACCTTGACGGCCTGCTCACCCGTTACGGCCCGTTGCCGCCTCCGCGCGCCGTCGCCGTCATCACCCAGATCGCCTCCGCGCTGGACGCCGCGCACGCCGCCGGGGTCATGCACCGCGACGTCAAACCGCCCAACATCCTGGTCACCCGCGACGACTTCGCCTACCTGGTGGACTTCGGCATCGCCAGCGCGACCACCGACGAGAAGATCACCCAGCTGGGCACCGCGGTAGGTACGTGGAAATACATGGCGCCCGAACGGTTTTCCAGCGACGGGATCACCCATCTGGCCGATGTCTATGCGCTGGCGTGCGTGCTGTTCGAGTGTTTGACCGGTAGCGCGCCGTACCCGTCGGATAACGCCGGCGTCCTGATCAGCGCCCACATGATCAACCCCATCCCGCGCCCGAGCGCAGCGGGACGCGATATCCCGAGATCGCTGGACTCCGTCATCGCTCGGGGCATGGCCAAGAACCCTTCGAACCGGTACGCCAGCGCCGGTGACCTGGCCCGCGCCGCGTACAAAGCGCTCAGCCACCCCGACCAAGACCACGCGACCGAGATCGTGCGCCGCAGCCAGGAGTCGGCCATACCGGAACGGTTCCTGAATCCACCTCCGGTGCAACGGTTTTCACATCCCGGCCCGCCCATGCCGCCGCGGCCGCCCGCCCCTTTACCCGGCGTGGCCGGCCGGCCGGGCCCACCACCGGGCCCAGCCCCGGCGTTCACCGGGCCGTGGCAGGCCGCCGACCCACCCGTGCAGTCGCGCGCCCGCAACCCGTGGGCGATCGTCGCAGGTGTTGCCGCCGTCGTCCTGGTCCTCATGCTGAGCGGCATCGGCATCTGGGCACTGAACAAGGACGACGACCAACCGCAGGCCACCCGGCAACGGACCACCACAACCCGGCCCACCACGTCGACCACAACGACAACCCCACCGTCGTCAAGCGCACCGCCGGAGGCGCAGGCCCGGTTGATGAGCCTGCTTCCCGCGGGGTATCCCGCCGGCACCTGCACGACGGATGCGAAAACGATGCCGGGCGCCCTGGTTTCGGTGTCGTGCGGGCAGAACACCGATGCCAACGGTCCCAAACTGTCGGCCTACGGACTGTTTCCCGACGTGGCATCGCTGAAGAAGGCCTTCTCCAGCTTCACCACCACCTTCACCATCCAGCAGTGTCCGGGCGGCAAGGCGTCTCCCGGCAACTGGTGGCACACCCAGGACCCGAAAACCGTTCTGGGCCAAATGGCCTGCGGCATCTACAAGGGCAACGACCCACAGGTGATGTGGAGCAACGAGCAGACGCTGGTCTACGCACTCGTCGGTGGGAAACAGCAGGTACCCAGCCTCGACCAGCTCTACAAATGGTGGGCCAAGCACTCATAG
- a CDS encoding FHA domain-containing protein: MGEIVGLVVRGGGRSWLVAPGRVWTVGRSGESDIQLDNPRISRVHAVLEPTESGWVLSNRSSNGMYVQGARVEEVVIGDEPVTVILGSVTSGQEIELAPDAGQPVSIGEATTMVGQLPPLPPPSEPLAKTTEIPLPPLSSAAGQTAPWQTASGLTASLRTPTAVHAIDQATVSIGRAPQNTVVLHDLLVSRRHALLRRSGAGWELIDNHSANGTYVNGTRITRALIQPTDIVGIGHQLLHLSGDRLVEYVDTGDISYQAAHLHVETPGGKVLLDDVSFVLPQRSLLAVVGPSGAGKSTLLGALTGFRPATTGTVRYDDRDLYDNYPELRHRIGFVPQDDILHTPLTVRRALNYAARLRFPHDVTATERQHRIDEVLTELGLATHADQRIDSLSGGQRKRTSVALELLTKPSLLFLDEPTSGLDPGYEKSVMQTLRTLADDGRSVVVVTHNIAHLNMCDRLLVLAPGGRLAYFGPPQQALAYFGCTDFADLFILLENDTTTDWTTRYTHSPLHAAFTPTDTTPTGATAGATAKPKPKAQQSPLAQFAILSRRYLAVIAADRQYTLFLLALPLLLSLFTYAVPGDAGLSLADAITQQSKQPTQLLVLLIIGGALMGCAGSIREIVKEQAIYRREHGIGLSGGAYLASKLVVLGAISGLQGLLFGFLGVAFLPPPDDSLLLRSGSTELLRHVGSAEIAAAVVAVTVVSMVLGLLISALISNADRGMPLLVVVVMAQLVLCGGMFAVNDRIPLEQLAWLSPSRWAYAMAGSSLGVNYIRLTDPDPMWTHDRAHWLTALGMCAALGAVMVILLAARLHGLNRHRRARK; the protein is encoded by the coding sequence ATGGGCGAGATCGTGGGGCTGGTGGTGCGCGGGGGTGGGCGCAGTTGGCTGGTGGCTCCGGGGCGGGTGTGGACGGTGGGGCGTTCGGGTGAGTCCGATATTCAGTTGGACAATCCGCGGATCTCGCGGGTGCATGCGGTGCTGGAGCCCACCGAGTCAGGCTGGGTGTTGTCCAATCGCAGCAGCAACGGCATGTATGTGCAGGGCGCCCGGGTGGAAGAGGTGGTCATCGGCGATGAGCCGGTGACGGTGATTCTCGGATCGGTCACCTCAGGCCAAGAGATCGAACTGGCTCCTGATGCGGGACAGCCGGTGTCGATCGGAGAGGCGACGACCATGGTGGGTCAGTTGCCGCCATTGCCGCCGCCGTCCGAGCCGCTGGCGAAGACCACCGAGATCCCGCTACCGCCGCTGTCCAGCGCTGCGGGGCAGACGGCGCCGTGGCAGACGGCGTCGGGGTTGACGGCGTCGCTGCGGACGCCGACCGCGGTGCATGCGATCGATCAGGCGACGGTCAGTATCGGGCGGGCTCCGCAGAACACCGTGGTATTGCACGACCTGCTGGTCTCACGCCGCCACGCCCTGCTGCGGCGCAGCGGCGCGGGCTGGGAACTGATCGACAACCACTCCGCCAACGGCACCTACGTCAACGGCACCCGCATCACCCGCGCCCTGATCCAACCCACCGACATCGTGGGCATCGGCCACCAACTGCTGCACCTGTCCGGCGACCGCCTCGTCGAATACGTCGACACCGGCGACATCTCCTACCAAGCCGCCCACCTGCACGTCGAAACCCCGGGCGGCAAAGTCCTACTCGACGACGTCAGCTTCGTACTGCCCCAACGCAGCCTGCTGGCCGTCGTCGGCCCCTCCGGCGCCGGCAAATCCACCCTGCTGGGCGCCCTGACCGGATTCCGCCCCGCCACCACCGGCACCGTGCGCTACGACGACCGCGACCTCTATGACAACTACCCCGAACTACGCCACCGCATCGGCTTCGTCCCCCAAGACGACATCCTGCACACCCCCCTGACCGTGCGCCGCGCCCTGAACTACGCCGCCCGCCTACGCTTCCCCCACGACGTCACCGCCACCGAACGCCAACACCGCATCGACGAAGTCCTCACCGAACTCGGCCTGGCCACCCACGCCGACCAACGCATCGACTCCCTCTCGGGCGGACAACGCAAACGCACCAGCGTCGCCCTGGAACTGCTGACCAAACCCTCCCTGCTGTTCCTGGACGAACCCACCTCCGGCCTGGACCCCGGCTACGAGAAATCGGTCATGCAAACCCTGCGCACCCTGGCCGATGACGGCCGCTCGGTAGTCGTGGTCACCCACAACATCGCCCACCTCAACATGTGCGACCGCCTGCTGGTGCTGGCCCCCGGCGGCCGCCTGGCCTACTTCGGCCCACCCCAACAAGCCCTGGCCTACTTCGGCTGCACCGACTTCGCCGACCTGTTCATCCTGCTCGAAAACGACACCACCACCGACTGGACCACCCGCTACACCCACTCCCCCCTGCACGCCGCCTTCACCCCCACCGACACCACCCCCACCGGGGCCACCGCGGGGGCCACCGCCAAACCCAAACCCAAAGCCCAACAAAGCCCCCTGGCCCAATTCGCCATCCTGTCCCGGCGCTACCTCGCCGTCATCGCCGCCGACCGCCAATACACCCTGTTCCTCCTCGCCCTCCCCCTACTACTGAGTCTGTTCACCTACGCCGTCCCCGGCGACGCCGGCCTCTCCCTGGCCGACGCGATAACCCAGCAGTCCAAACAACCCACCCAGTTGCTGGTGCTGCTTATCATCGGCGGCGCCTTGATGGGGTGCGCCGGTTCTATCCGCGAGATCGTCAAGGAACAGGCGATCTATCGCCGCGAACACGGCATCGGACTGTCCGGCGGCGCCTACCTCGCCTCCAAACTCGTTGTGCTGGGCGCGATTTCGGGCCTGCAAGGGTTGCTCTTCGGATTTCTCGGGGTCGCTTTCCTGCCACCGCCCGACGACTCGCTGCTGCTGCGGTCCGGCAGCACCGAGCTGCTCCGGCACGTCGGTTCGGCCGAGATCGCGGCCGCCGTCGTCGCCGTGACCGTGGTGTCGATGGTCCTGGGTCTGCTCATCTCCGCGCTGATCAGCAACGCCGACCGCGGCATGCCCCTGCTCGTCGTCGTCGTCATGGCCCAACTCGTGCTCTGCGGCGGCATGTTCGCCGTCAACGACCGCATCCCGCTGGAACAACTCGCCTGGCTCTCCCCCTCCCGCTGGGCCTACGCCATGGCCGGCTCCTCGCTCGGGGTGAACTACATCCGCCTCACCGACCCCGACCCGATGTGGACGCACGACCGCGCGCACTGGCTGACCGCGCTCGGTATGTGCGCGGCACTCGGAGCGGTGATGGTGATACTGCTCGCGGCGCGACTGCACGGCCTCAATCGGCACCGCAGGGCCCGAAAGTAA
- a CDS encoding LppX_LprAFG lipoprotein, whose amino-acid sequence MKLKLWSGAGAAAAVMVTALVLTGCGSPKNNTSGSGSNAPNVDATSTVKQAADAMRKVTGMHVSLTVQGTVPNLEVTKLDGDVSNTPQTVANGTATLTVGKSPVDSKFVFVDGHLYSDVAEPGKFTDYGNGASIYEVSTLLDPDKGLAHLLANLQNPKVAGSEQVNGIATTKITGTSSTDDVATLAGSRLSPQNAPPTPTTVWIASDGSYHLVKIEITPVENGTVSMTMSEWGKQVTATKPV is encoded by the coding sequence ATGAAACTGAAGCTCTGGTCCGGTGCCGGGGCCGCGGCAGCGGTCATGGTGACCGCACTCGTGCTCACCGGCTGCGGAAGCCCGAAGAACAACACCTCCGGCAGTGGCTCCAACGCGCCCAACGTGGACGCCACGAGCACCGTCAAGCAGGCCGCCGACGCGATGCGCAAGGTCACCGGGATGCATGTCAGCCTCACCGTGCAGGGAACGGTGCCCAATCTCGAGGTGACCAAGCTCGACGGCGACGTGTCCAACACCCCCCAGACCGTGGCCAACGGCACCGCGACGCTGACCGTCGGCAAGAGTCCCGTGGACTCGAAATTCGTCTTCGTCGACGGCCACCTCTACTCAGACGTGGCGGAGCCCGGCAAATTCACCGACTACGGCAACGGCGCGTCGATCTATGAGGTCTCCACGCTGCTCGACCCCGACAAGGGCCTGGCCCACCTGCTGGCCAACCTGCAGAACCCCAAGGTGGCCGGCAGCGAACAGGTCAACGGCATCGCCACCACGAAGATCACCGGCACTTCGTCGACCGACGACGTCGCCACCCTGGCCGGATCGCGCCTGAGCCCCCAGAACGCCCCGCCCACGCCGACCACCGTCTGGATCGCCTCGGACGGCTCCTACCACCTGGTCAAGATCGAGATCACTCCGGTTGAGAACGGGACGGTGTCGATGACCATGTCGGAGTGGGGCAAGCAGGTCACCGCCACCAAGCCGGTTTAG
- a CDS encoding DUF4189 domain-containing protein, giving the protein MGLTAFRARFARGAAVALASVAAVTATLVALAPAGHADGQYGAIAYSASGQLFGRTKDAPSRAAAESAAIGACGKSDCKVLVSFSECGAVAENNAGDHAGGYGSTLLAAEQDAMRRLGTAGWIGTWLCN; this is encoded by the coding sequence ATGGGATTGACCGCTTTTCGGGCGCGCTTTGCAAGGGGCGCGGCGGTCGCACTGGCCAGTGTCGCGGCGGTGACGGCGACGTTGGTCGCGCTGGCTCCCGCCGGGCACGCCGACGGCCAGTACGGCGCCATCGCCTACTCGGCGTCGGGGCAACTGTTCGGCCGCACCAAAGACGCCCCGTCGCGCGCCGCCGCGGAAAGTGCCGCGATAGGTGCGTGCGGCAAGTCCGACTGCAAGGTTCTGGTGTCGTTCTCGGAATGCGGTGCGGTCGCCGAGAACAACGCCGGAGACCACGCCGGAGGGTACGGCTCGACGCTGCTGGCCGCCGAACAGGACGCCATGCGGCGGCTGGGCACCGCAGGATGGATTGGCACCTGGCTCTGCAACTAA